Proteins encoded by one window of Scatophagus argus isolate fScaArg1 chromosome 8, fScaArg1.pri, whole genome shotgun sequence:
- the rapgef3 gene encoding rap guanine nucleotide exchange factor 3 isoform X1 codes for MQSYISVLGFGQLAHRQTDTVQAILTMENLVESICSPPRRCTPEMGETPLPEALNSKDTMKQFLSDRVLKAARSVYSVMIERNPGLIRDRKYHLKTYRQCSSGKELVDWLMKQNECLQSRSQAVGMWQVLVDEGILVHVKHELNFHDKDTQFYRFQDSECSLNHITNEKDSEDELQEALSLLSQLGPDALLTMILRKCPSQRSAEDLEVIYEELLHVKAAAHLSTSVRKELAAVLVFESHAKAGTVLFSQGDKGTSWYIIWKGSVNVITHGKGLVTTLHEGEDFGQLALLNDAPRAATIILREDNCHFLRVDKQDFIRILKDVEANTVRLEEHGKTVLVLEKSTDLAEQGGAGNCSKYTVMSGTPEKILEHLLETIKLDSNGSDSIDPFVSDFLLTHKVFMPCSQLCPALQHQYQAELSEGSDQEKDSYILTRKQKVVKLIGQWVALYGLLLKEDPIAMDFLERLKKEVAADFRLSSLLKEQFRERRRAKVLENGYQSLSRNQQFDWFLSCEEPVGRLQPIRAQDKVLYEIYRPDNKALTLMLPVNTSVQDVMSAIVKPGGDHILVKMNSTGERAQLKLDATAVFTALGHNERLFICTSSQVEQLTPLKEQQGPERGTSDILEQMGSKDVASELTNYDWELFNAMHEVELVYYIFGRHKFPGAITANLERFVRRFNEVQHWVVTELCLCEDLVKRAVLLKKFIKIAAVLKEQKNLNSFFAVMFGLSNSAVQRLYKTWERIPSKTKRIYCAYERLMDPSRNHRAYRLAVAKLSPPYIPFMPLLIKDMTFINEGNPNYVDKLVNFEKLRMIAKTVKIVRGCRSQPYVPSSPQRGLADRMFLESPATRLSTYSDHALPLRSPSNIRHYLQNLKVIDNQRKLTQLSRTIEC; via the exons TTTCTTTCAGATCGTGTCTTAAAGGCCGCGAGATCGGTGTATAGTGTCATGATCGAGAGGAACCCCGGTCTGATCCGAGACAGAAAATATCACCTCAAAACATACAG ACAATGTTCTTCTGGTAAGGAACTTGTCGATTGGCTGATGAAACAAAACGAATGCCTGCAATCGAGAAGCCAGGCAGTTGGAATGTGGCAGGTCCTGGTAGATGAAGGAATCCTTGTTCATG TGAAGCATGAGTTGAACTTCCATGACAAGGACACTCAGTTCTACCGCTTCCAGGACTCTGAGTGCAGCCTGAACCACATAACAAATGAGAAGGACTCGGAGGACGAGCTGCAGGAGGCCCTGTCGCTACTGTCTCAGCTGGGGCCTGATGCTCTGCTCACTATGATTCTACGCAAATG CCCCAGTCAGAGGAGTGCTGAGGACCTGGAGGTCATCTACGAGGAGCTGCTCCATGTCAAGGCTGCCGCTCATCTCTCCACCTCT GTGCGTAAGGAGCTGGCAGCAGTGCTGGTCTTTGAATCACATGCCAAGGCCGGAACagtct TGTTCAGTCAGGGGGACAAAGGCACTTCTTGGTACATCATCTGGAAAGGGTCTGTCAATGTGATCACACATGGAAAG GGCCTGGTAACTACGCTACACGAGGGCGAGGACTTTGGACAGTTGGCTTTGCTGAATGATGCACCTCGTGCTGCCACCATCATCTTGAGGGAAGACAACTGCCATTTCCTCCGTGTTGATAAGCAGGACTTTATACGCATCCTCAAG GATGTTGAAGCCAATACAGTGCGGCTTGAAGAGCATGGGAAAACTGTGCTGGTGCTGGAGAAGAGCACCGACTTGGCTGAGCAGGGAGGAGCAGGAAACTGCAGCAA GTACACAGTCATGTCAGGAACACCTGAGAAAATCCTGGAACACCTGCTGGAAACAATAAAGTTGGACTCTAATGGAAGTGACTCTATAG ATCCCTTTGTGAGCGACTTTCTTCTCACCCACAAAGTCTTCATGCCCTGCAGCCAGCTGTGTCCTGCACTACAGCACCA ATACCAGGCAGAGCTCTCTGAGGGTTCAGATCAGGAGAAGGATTCCTACATTCTCACAAGAAAGCAGAAGGTAGTGAAGCTGATTGGCCAGTGGGTGGCGCTGTATGGCCTTCTGCTGAAAGAGGACCCCATTGCCATGGACTTTCTGGAG AGGTTGAAGAAAGAGGTGGCAGCTGATTTTCGTCTGTCCAGCCTGCTGAAAGAACAGTTTCGGGAAAGGAGGAGAGCAAAAGT ATTGGAGAATGGATATCAGTCACTGAGCAGG AACCAGCAGTTTGATTGGTTTTTAAGTTGTGAGGAACCAGTTGGGAGGTTACAACCAATCAGAGCGCAAGATAAAG TGCTGTATGAGATCTACAGGCCAGACAACAAGGCTCTCACTCTGATGCTCCCAGTGAACACATCCGTACAGGACGTGATGTCAGCAATCGTCAAACCAGGCGGAGATCACATCCTGGTCAAAATGAACTCCACGGGAG AAAGAGCTCAGCTGAAGCTGGATGCTACTGCGGTCTTCACAGCACTGGGACACAACGAGagactgttcatctgcacaAGCAGCCAAGTGGAACAGCTG ACGCCCCTGAAGGAGCAGCAGGGTCCAGAGCGAGGAACATCTGACATCCTGGAACAAATGGGCTCCAAAGACGTCGCCAGCGAACTCACCAATTATGACTGGGAACTGTTCAATGCCATGCACGAG GTGGAGCTTGTCTACTACATATTCGGTCGTCATAAATTCCCAGGAGCCATCACTGCTAACCTGGAGCGGTTTGTGCGTCGCTTCAATGAGGTGCAGCATTGGGTGGTGACCGAACTGTGCCTCTGTGAGGACCTGGTGAAACGAGCCGTGCTGCTCAAGAAGTTCATAAAGATTGCTGCAGT ATTAAAGGAGCAAAAGAATCTCAATTCATTCTTCGCCGTGATGTTCGGATTGAGCaacagtgcagtgcagaggCTTTACAAGACCTGGGAG AGAATCCCCAgcaagacaaaaagaatttACTGTGCTTATGAGAGGTTGATG GATCCCTCACGCAACCACAGGGCCTACAGACTGGCCGTGGCCAAACTCAGTCCTCCCTACATCCCCTTCATGCCACTCCTCATCAAAG ACATGACATTCATCAACGAGGGAAATCCAAATTATGTAGACAAATTGGTCAATTTTGAGAAACTG CGCATGATTGCCAAGACAGTGAAAATTGTACGAGGATGCAGGAGCCAGCCTTACG tgccATCATCTCCACAGAGGGGCCTGGCAGACCGCATGTTTCTGGAATCGCCTGCTACCCGCCTGTCTACAT ACTCAGACCACGCCCTTCCTCTGCGGAGTCCCAGCAACATCCGACACTACCTTCAGAACCTGAAGGTGATCG
- the rapgef3 gene encoding rap guanine nucleotide exchange factor 3 isoform X3 → MHLFRSHNYQVFPDRYSVETPTIRGISWTPLPEALNSKDTMKQFLSDRVLKAARSVYSVMIERNPGLIRDRKYHLKTYRQCSSGKELVDWLMKQNECLQSRSQAVGMWQVLVDEGILVHVKHELNFHDKDTQFYRFQDSECSLNHITNEKDSEDELQEALSLLSQLGPDALLTMILRKCPSQRSAEDLEVIYEELLHVKAAAHLSTSVRKELAAVLVFESHAKAGTVLFSQGDKGTSWYIIWKGSVNVITHGKGLVTTLHEGEDFGQLALLNDAPRAATIILREDNCHFLRVDKQDFIRILKDVEANTVRLEEHGKTVLVLEKSTDLAEQGGAGNCSKYTVMSGTPEKILEHLLETIKLDSNGSDSIDPFVSDFLLTHKVFMPCSQLCPALQHQYQAELSEGSDQEKDSYILTRKQKVVKLIGQWVALYGLLLKEDPIAMDFLERLKKEVAADFRLSSLLKEQFRERRRAKVLENGYQSLSRNQQFDWFLSCEEPVGRLQPIRAQDKVLYEIYRPDNKALTLMLPVNTSVQDVMSAIVKPGGDHILVKMNSTGERAQLKLDATAVFTALGHNERLFICTSSQVEQLTPLKEQQGPERGTSDILEQMGSKDVASELTNYDWELFNAMHEVELVYYIFGRHKFPGAITANLERFVRRFNEVQHWVVTELCLCEDLVKRAVLLKKFIKIAAVLKEQKNLNSFFAVMFGLSNSAVQRLYKTWERIPSKTKRIYCAYERLMDPSRNHRAYRLAVAKLSPPYIPFMPLLIKDMTFINEGNPNYVDKLVNFEKLRMIAKTVKIVRGCRSQPYVPSSPQRGLADRMFLESPATRLSTYSDHALPLRSPSNIRHYLQNLKVIDNQRKLTQLSRTIEC, encoded by the exons TTTCTTTCAGATCGTGTCTTAAAGGCCGCGAGATCGGTGTATAGTGTCATGATCGAGAGGAACCCCGGTCTGATCCGAGACAGAAAATATCACCTCAAAACATACAG ACAATGTTCTTCTGGTAAGGAACTTGTCGATTGGCTGATGAAACAAAACGAATGCCTGCAATCGAGAAGCCAGGCAGTTGGAATGTGGCAGGTCCTGGTAGATGAAGGAATCCTTGTTCATG TGAAGCATGAGTTGAACTTCCATGACAAGGACACTCAGTTCTACCGCTTCCAGGACTCTGAGTGCAGCCTGAACCACATAACAAATGAGAAGGACTCGGAGGACGAGCTGCAGGAGGCCCTGTCGCTACTGTCTCAGCTGGGGCCTGATGCTCTGCTCACTATGATTCTACGCAAATG CCCCAGTCAGAGGAGTGCTGAGGACCTGGAGGTCATCTACGAGGAGCTGCTCCATGTCAAGGCTGCCGCTCATCTCTCCACCTCT GTGCGTAAGGAGCTGGCAGCAGTGCTGGTCTTTGAATCACATGCCAAGGCCGGAACagtct TGTTCAGTCAGGGGGACAAAGGCACTTCTTGGTACATCATCTGGAAAGGGTCTGTCAATGTGATCACACATGGAAAG GGCCTGGTAACTACGCTACACGAGGGCGAGGACTTTGGACAGTTGGCTTTGCTGAATGATGCACCTCGTGCTGCCACCATCATCTTGAGGGAAGACAACTGCCATTTCCTCCGTGTTGATAAGCAGGACTTTATACGCATCCTCAAG GATGTTGAAGCCAATACAGTGCGGCTTGAAGAGCATGGGAAAACTGTGCTGGTGCTGGAGAAGAGCACCGACTTGGCTGAGCAGGGAGGAGCAGGAAACTGCAGCAA GTACACAGTCATGTCAGGAACACCTGAGAAAATCCTGGAACACCTGCTGGAAACAATAAAGTTGGACTCTAATGGAAGTGACTCTATAG ATCCCTTTGTGAGCGACTTTCTTCTCACCCACAAAGTCTTCATGCCCTGCAGCCAGCTGTGTCCTGCACTACAGCACCA ATACCAGGCAGAGCTCTCTGAGGGTTCAGATCAGGAGAAGGATTCCTACATTCTCACAAGAAAGCAGAAGGTAGTGAAGCTGATTGGCCAGTGGGTGGCGCTGTATGGCCTTCTGCTGAAAGAGGACCCCATTGCCATGGACTTTCTGGAG AGGTTGAAGAAAGAGGTGGCAGCTGATTTTCGTCTGTCCAGCCTGCTGAAAGAACAGTTTCGGGAAAGGAGGAGAGCAAAAGT ATTGGAGAATGGATATCAGTCACTGAGCAGG AACCAGCAGTTTGATTGGTTTTTAAGTTGTGAGGAACCAGTTGGGAGGTTACAACCAATCAGAGCGCAAGATAAAG TGCTGTATGAGATCTACAGGCCAGACAACAAGGCTCTCACTCTGATGCTCCCAGTGAACACATCCGTACAGGACGTGATGTCAGCAATCGTCAAACCAGGCGGAGATCACATCCTGGTCAAAATGAACTCCACGGGAG AAAGAGCTCAGCTGAAGCTGGATGCTACTGCGGTCTTCACAGCACTGGGACACAACGAGagactgttcatctgcacaAGCAGCCAAGTGGAACAGCTG ACGCCCCTGAAGGAGCAGCAGGGTCCAGAGCGAGGAACATCTGACATCCTGGAACAAATGGGCTCCAAAGACGTCGCCAGCGAACTCACCAATTATGACTGGGAACTGTTCAATGCCATGCACGAG GTGGAGCTTGTCTACTACATATTCGGTCGTCATAAATTCCCAGGAGCCATCACTGCTAACCTGGAGCGGTTTGTGCGTCGCTTCAATGAGGTGCAGCATTGGGTGGTGACCGAACTGTGCCTCTGTGAGGACCTGGTGAAACGAGCCGTGCTGCTCAAGAAGTTCATAAAGATTGCTGCAGT ATTAAAGGAGCAAAAGAATCTCAATTCATTCTTCGCCGTGATGTTCGGATTGAGCaacagtgcagtgcagaggCTTTACAAGACCTGGGAG AGAATCCCCAgcaagacaaaaagaatttACTGTGCTTATGAGAGGTTGATG GATCCCTCACGCAACCACAGGGCCTACAGACTGGCCGTGGCCAAACTCAGTCCTCCCTACATCCCCTTCATGCCACTCCTCATCAAAG ACATGACATTCATCAACGAGGGAAATCCAAATTATGTAGACAAATTGGTCAATTTTGAGAAACTG CGCATGATTGCCAAGACAGTGAAAATTGTACGAGGATGCAGGAGCCAGCCTTACG tgccATCATCTCCACAGAGGGGCCTGGCAGACCGCATGTTTCTGGAATCGCCTGCTACCCGCCTGTCTACAT ACTCAGACCACGCCCTTCCTCTGCGGAGTCCCAGCAACATCCGACACTACCTTCAGAACCTGAAGGTGATCG
- the rapgef3 gene encoding rap guanine nucleotide exchange factor 3 isoform X4 produces the protein MENLVESICSPPRRCTPEMGETPLPEALNSKDTMKQFLSDRVLKAARSVYSVMIERNPGLIRDRKYHLKTYRQCSSGKELVDWLMKQNECLQSRSQAVGMWQVLVDEGILVHVKHELNFHDKDTQFYRFQDSECSLNHITNEKDSEDELQEALSLLSQLGPDALLTMILRKCPSQRSAEDLEVIYEELLHVKAAAHLSTSVRKELAAVLVFESHAKAGTVLFSQGDKGTSWYIIWKGSVNVITHGKGLVTTLHEGEDFGQLALLNDAPRAATIILREDNCHFLRVDKQDFIRILKDVEANTVRLEEHGKTVLVLEKSTDLAEQGGAGNCSKYTVMSGTPEKILEHLLETIKLDSNGSDSIDPFVSDFLLTHKVFMPCSQLCPALQHQYQAELSEGSDQEKDSYILTRKQKVVKLIGQWVALYGLLLKEDPIAMDFLERLKKEVAADFRLSSLLKEQFRERRRAKVLENGYQSLSRNQQFDWFLSCEEPVGRLQPIRAQDKVLYEIYRPDNKALTLMLPVNTSVQDVMSAIVKPGGDHILVKMNSTGERAQLKLDATAVFTALGHNERLFICTSSQVEQLTPLKEQQGPERGTSDILEQMGSKDVASELTNYDWELFNAMHEVELVYYIFGRHKFPGAITANLERFVRRFNEVQHWVVTELCLCEDLVKRAVLLKKFIKIAAVLKEQKNLNSFFAVMFGLSNSAVQRLYKTWERIPSKTKRIYCAYERLMDPSRNHRAYRLAVAKLSPPYIPFMPLLIKDMTFINEGNPNYVDKLVNFEKLRMIAKTVKIVRGCRSQPYVPSSPQRGLADRMFLESPATRLSTYSDHALPLRSPSNIRHYLQNLKVIDNQRKLTQLSRTIEC, from the exons TTTCTTTCAGATCGTGTCTTAAAGGCCGCGAGATCGGTGTATAGTGTCATGATCGAGAGGAACCCCGGTCTGATCCGAGACAGAAAATATCACCTCAAAACATACAG ACAATGTTCTTCTGGTAAGGAACTTGTCGATTGGCTGATGAAACAAAACGAATGCCTGCAATCGAGAAGCCAGGCAGTTGGAATGTGGCAGGTCCTGGTAGATGAAGGAATCCTTGTTCATG TGAAGCATGAGTTGAACTTCCATGACAAGGACACTCAGTTCTACCGCTTCCAGGACTCTGAGTGCAGCCTGAACCACATAACAAATGAGAAGGACTCGGAGGACGAGCTGCAGGAGGCCCTGTCGCTACTGTCTCAGCTGGGGCCTGATGCTCTGCTCACTATGATTCTACGCAAATG CCCCAGTCAGAGGAGTGCTGAGGACCTGGAGGTCATCTACGAGGAGCTGCTCCATGTCAAGGCTGCCGCTCATCTCTCCACCTCT GTGCGTAAGGAGCTGGCAGCAGTGCTGGTCTTTGAATCACATGCCAAGGCCGGAACagtct TGTTCAGTCAGGGGGACAAAGGCACTTCTTGGTACATCATCTGGAAAGGGTCTGTCAATGTGATCACACATGGAAAG GGCCTGGTAACTACGCTACACGAGGGCGAGGACTTTGGACAGTTGGCTTTGCTGAATGATGCACCTCGTGCTGCCACCATCATCTTGAGGGAAGACAACTGCCATTTCCTCCGTGTTGATAAGCAGGACTTTATACGCATCCTCAAG GATGTTGAAGCCAATACAGTGCGGCTTGAAGAGCATGGGAAAACTGTGCTGGTGCTGGAGAAGAGCACCGACTTGGCTGAGCAGGGAGGAGCAGGAAACTGCAGCAA GTACACAGTCATGTCAGGAACACCTGAGAAAATCCTGGAACACCTGCTGGAAACAATAAAGTTGGACTCTAATGGAAGTGACTCTATAG ATCCCTTTGTGAGCGACTTTCTTCTCACCCACAAAGTCTTCATGCCCTGCAGCCAGCTGTGTCCTGCACTACAGCACCA ATACCAGGCAGAGCTCTCTGAGGGTTCAGATCAGGAGAAGGATTCCTACATTCTCACAAGAAAGCAGAAGGTAGTGAAGCTGATTGGCCAGTGGGTGGCGCTGTATGGCCTTCTGCTGAAAGAGGACCCCATTGCCATGGACTTTCTGGAG AGGTTGAAGAAAGAGGTGGCAGCTGATTTTCGTCTGTCCAGCCTGCTGAAAGAACAGTTTCGGGAAAGGAGGAGAGCAAAAGT ATTGGAGAATGGATATCAGTCACTGAGCAGG AACCAGCAGTTTGATTGGTTTTTAAGTTGTGAGGAACCAGTTGGGAGGTTACAACCAATCAGAGCGCAAGATAAAG TGCTGTATGAGATCTACAGGCCAGACAACAAGGCTCTCACTCTGATGCTCCCAGTGAACACATCCGTACAGGACGTGATGTCAGCAATCGTCAAACCAGGCGGAGATCACATCCTGGTCAAAATGAACTCCACGGGAG AAAGAGCTCAGCTGAAGCTGGATGCTACTGCGGTCTTCACAGCACTGGGACACAACGAGagactgttcatctgcacaAGCAGCCAAGTGGAACAGCTG ACGCCCCTGAAGGAGCAGCAGGGTCCAGAGCGAGGAACATCTGACATCCTGGAACAAATGGGCTCCAAAGACGTCGCCAGCGAACTCACCAATTATGACTGGGAACTGTTCAATGCCATGCACGAG GTGGAGCTTGTCTACTACATATTCGGTCGTCATAAATTCCCAGGAGCCATCACTGCTAACCTGGAGCGGTTTGTGCGTCGCTTCAATGAGGTGCAGCATTGGGTGGTGACCGAACTGTGCCTCTGTGAGGACCTGGTGAAACGAGCCGTGCTGCTCAAGAAGTTCATAAAGATTGCTGCAGT ATTAAAGGAGCAAAAGAATCTCAATTCATTCTTCGCCGTGATGTTCGGATTGAGCaacagtgcagtgcagaggCTTTACAAGACCTGGGAG AGAATCCCCAgcaagacaaaaagaatttACTGTGCTTATGAGAGGTTGATG GATCCCTCACGCAACCACAGGGCCTACAGACTGGCCGTGGCCAAACTCAGTCCTCCCTACATCCCCTTCATGCCACTCCTCATCAAAG ACATGACATTCATCAACGAGGGAAATCCAAATTATGTAGACAAATTGGTCAATTTTGAGAAACTG CGCATGATTGCCAAGACAGTGAAAATTGTACGAGGATGCAGGAGCCAGCCTTACG tgccATCATCTCCACAGAGGGGCCTGGCAGACCGCATGTTTCTGGAATCGCCTGCTACCCGCCTGTCTACAT ACTCAGACCACGCCCTTCCTCTGCGGAGTCCCAGCAACATCCGACACTACCTTCAGAACCTGAAGGTGATCG
- the rapgef3 gene encoding rap guanine nucleotide exchange factor 3 isoform X2 codes for MTPRRSKLDTVQAILTMENLVESICSPPRRCTPEMGETPLPEALNSKDTMKQFLSDRVLKAARSVYSVMIERNPGLIRDRKYHLKTYRQCSSGKELVDWLMKQNECLQSRSQAVGMWQVLVDEGILVHVKHELNFHDKDTQFYRFQDSECSLNHITNEKDSEDELQEALSLLSQLGPDALLTMILRKCPSQRSAEDLEVIYEELLHVKAAAHLSTSVRKELAAVLVFESHAKAGTVLFSQGDKGTSWYIIWKGSVNVITHGKGLVTTLHEGEDFGQLALLNDAPRAATIILREDNCHFLRVDKQDFIRILKDVEANTVRLEEHGKTVLVLEKSTDLAEQGGAGNCSKYTVMSGTPEKILEHLLETIKLDSNGSDSIDPFVSDFLLTHKVFMPCSQLCPALQHQYQAELSEGSDQEKDSYILTRKQKVVKLIGQWVALYGLLLKEDPIAMDFLERLKKEVAADFRLSSLLKEQFRERRRAKVLENGYQSLSRNQQFDWFLSCEEPVGRLQPIRAQDKVLYEIYRPDNKALTLMLPVNTSVQDVMSAIVKPGGDHILVKMNSTGERAQLKLDATAVFTALGHNERLFICTSSQVEQLTPLKEQQGPERGTSDILEQMGSKDVASELTNYDWELFNAMHEVELVYYIFGRHKFPGAITANLERFVRRFNEVQHWVVTELCLCEDLVKRAVLLKKFIKIAAVLKEQKNLNSFFAVMFGLSNSAVQRLYKTWERIPSKTKRIYCAYERLMDPSRNHRAYRLAVAKLSPPYIPFMPLLIKDMTFINEGNPNYVDKLVNFEKLRMIAKTVKIVRGCRSQPYVPSSPQRGLADRMFLESPATRLSTYSDHALPLRSPSNIRHYLQNLKVIDNQRKLTQLSRTIEC; via the exons TTTCTTTCAGATCGTGTCTTAAAGGCCGCGAGATCGGTGTATAGTGTCATGATCGAGAGGAACCCCGGTCTGATCCGAGACAGAAAATATCACCTCAAAACATACAG ACAATGTTCTTCTGGTAAGGAACTTGTCGATTGGCTGATGAAACAAAACGAATGCCTGCAATCGAGAAGCCAGGCAGTTGGAATGTGGCAGGTCCTGGTAGATGAAGGAATCCTTGTTCATG TGAAGCATGAGTTGAACTTCCATGACAAGGACACTCAGTTCTACCGCTTCCAGGACTCTGAGTGCAGCCTGAACCACATAACAAATGAGAAGGACTCGGAGGACGAGCTGCAGGAGGCCCTGTCGCTACTGTCTCAGCTGGGGCCTGATGCTCTGCTCACTATGATTCTACGCAAATG CCCCAGTCAGAGGAGTGCTGAGGACCTGGAGGTCATCTACGAGGAGCTGCTCCATGTCAAGGCTGCCGCTCATCTCTCCACCTCT GTGCGTAAGGAGCTGGCAGCAGTGCTGGTCTTTGAATCACATGCCAAGGCCGGAACagtct TGTTCAGTCAGGGGGACAAAGGCACTTCTTGGTACATCATCTGGAAAGGGTCTGTCAATGTGATCACACATGGAAAG GGCCTGGTAACTACGCTACACGAGGGCGAGGACTTTGGACAGTTGGCTTTGCTGAATGATGCACCTCGTGCTGCCACCATCATCTTGAGGGAAGACAACTGCCATTTCCTCCGTGTTGATAAGCAGGACTTTATACGCATCCTCAAG GATGTTGAAGCCAATACAGTGCGGCTTGAAGAGCATGGGAAAACTGTGCTGGTGCTGGAGAAGAGCACCGACTTGGCTGAGCAGGGAGGAGCAGGAAACTGCAGCAA GTACACAGTCATGTCAGGAACACCTGAGAAAATCCTGGAACACCTGCTGGAAACAATAAAGTTGGACTCTAATGGAAGTGACTCTATAG ATCCCTTTGTGAGCGACTTTCTTCTCACCCACAAAGTCTTCATGCCCTGCAGCCAGCTGTGTCCTGCACTACAGCACCA ATACCAGGCAGAGCTCTCTGAGGGTTCAGATCAGGAGAAGGATTCCTACATTCTCACAAGAAAGCAGAAGGTAGTGAAGCTGATTGGCCAGTGGGTGGCGCTGTATGGCCTTCTGCTGAAAGAGGACCCCATTGCCATGGACTTTCTGGAG AGGTTGAAGAAAGAGGTGGCAGCTGATTTTCGTCTGTCCAGCCTGCTGAAAGAACAGTTTCGGGAAAGGAGGAGAGCAAAAGT ATTGGAGAATGGATATCAGTCACTGAGCAGG AACCAGCAGTTTGATTGGTTTTTAAGTTGTGAGGAACCAGTTGGGAGGTTACAACCAATCAGAGCGCAAGATAAAG TGCTGTATGAGATCTACAGGCCAGACAACAAGGCTCTCACTCTGATGCTCCCAGTGAACACATCCGTACAGGACGTGATGTCAGCAATCGTCAAACCAGGCGGAGATCACATCCTGGTCAAAATGAACTCCACGGGAG AAAGAGCTCAGCTGAAGCTGGATGCTACTGCGGTCTTCACAGCACTGGGACACAACGAGagactgttcatctgcacaAGCAGCCAAGTGGAACAGCTG ACGCCCCTGAAGGAGCAGCAGGGTCCAGAGCGAGGAACATCTGACATCCTGGAACAAATGGGCTCCAAAGACGTCGCCAGCGAACTCACCAATTATGACTGGGAACTGTTCAATGCCATGCACGAG GTGGAGCTTGTCTACTACATATTCGGTCGTCATAAATTCCCAGGAGCCATCACTGCTAACCTGGAGCGGTTTGTGCGTCGCTTCAATGAGGTGCAGCATTGGGTGGTGACCGAACTGTGCCTCTGTGAGGACCTGGTGAAACGAGCCGTGCTGCTCAAGAAGTTCATAAAGATTGCTGCAGT ATTAAAGGAGCAAAAGAATCTCAATTCATTCTTCGCCGTGATGTTCGGATTGAGCaacagtgcagtgcagaggCTTTACAAGACCTGGGAG AGAATCCCCAgcaagacaaaaagaatttACTGTGCTTATGAGAGGTTGATG GATCCCTCACGCAACCACAGGGCCTACAGACTGGCCGTGGCCAAACTCAGTCCTCCCTACATCCCCTTCATGCCACTCCTCATCAAAG ACATGACATTCATCAACGAGGGAAATCCAAATTATGTAGACAAATTGGTCAATTTTGAGAAACTG CGCATGATTGCCAAGACAGTGAAAATTGTACGAGGATGCAGGAGCCAGCCTTACG tgccATCATCTCCACAGAGGGGCCTGGCAGACCGCATGTTTCTGGAATCGCCTGCTACCCGCCTGTCTACAT ACTCAGACCACGCCCTTCCTCTGCGGAGTCCCAGCAACATCCGACACTACCTTCAGAACCTGAAGGTGATCG